In Tachysurus vachellii isolate PV-2020 chromosome 7, HZAU_Pvac_v1, whole genome shotgun sequence, the DNA window gcccGCCTTCAGTACGCCAGAGAGAACCTAGACAAGCCTCATAGCTTCTGGAGCAGCaatttggagtgatgagaccaaaattgaactttttatTCACAACGCTAAGTTTGGACAGTAGTCAACAAGGCCTACACCATCCCCACtctaaagcatggtggtggatctcttatgttttggggctgtgtgagctccagtggcacagggtagttagtaaaaattgatggcaagatgaatgcagcatgttatcagaaattCCTGGCAGACAATCTGCCATTCTTCTCACTcaggttttctttaaaaaatagtaAACATCTTGCAAATTTCCCCAAGGTATGCAAacctttgagcacaactgtatatttCTGTCATCATAAATGTTATGAgtatctctttgttttttttctttcattgcaaCACAGTGTTCTGTCTGGATCTTGTCTTTTTATTCATTCCTACATTTATCTTCTGTTACTAAATTATTCTGCTCAGGGGTAGAGTGAATGTAGAGCCTATAATGCTAGAGAACACTTCACAAGAAAAACTTTGataggacgtgtgtgtgtgtgtgtgtgtgtgtgtgtgttggactccAGGTTCCTCACAACCCCATATAGGATAAGTGCTGCAGAAAACGGGTGGAATTATTTCATCACAGTTCCATaactatataaaagaaaaacattgacTTGCTGCATAATGAAGTTAAAATGTAACACAATtatgatgtgttatgtgtttgaCTAGTCTGCTTTCATTCAACAATGTCCGACATTTATTTCTCTCGTGTTTAATTGCAGGCATTATGCCTAACATGGAAACTAAAGTCCTTCTGGTTCAGATCTTTGGCGAGAAGAGCCACCCTATGAGGAAGTACCAGCGGATCATGTACTGGTTTCCCAAATTTAAGAATCTGAATCCATTCCCAGTGCCTCACGAGCTCCCGCAAGACCCAGTGGACCTTGCCCGTTTCAGCCTCACCCGCATCGCTAATGACCTGGATGCTAAAATTACAGTTTATCAGGTAAACACCATTAGCTGCCAGGCTGTTAGTATTCCAGCATGTTTGCTACGAGCACGTATCAAGAATTTAACACCTTGAGTTAGCATTGTAGTGTTTAAATGATATGATTTAAGTCATAAAAAATACCAAGAAGAAAGAAACTATTTTGGAAAAGTTAAAGGGAAAGGGAACATTACAGCTGAACGTACTACATGGGAAGATAACTGGAAAACTGGTTTTCCTGCTTTGTTGAGGCGAATGTGACTCTTTAACTGCTCACTTTCCATCATCTGCTCTGTCCTCCTACAGCTTCCttccacacacattacagaggCAGGAGAGGAGATCTCACACCCGCACATCGTCGGTATGGAACTCGTGCATCGGGCCTTATTTCTCTTAAAAGAAAACGCCATTGTTTAGCACCAAAATAGACATACCTGCTTTGATACGTCAAGCAAAAATCCACAAAACCAAGATGCAGCAATGATACAACACGATACATATATAtcgtaaataataaatacaaaacgaGTCATATGCCGTTTAACTGCTGTTGGTTCCTGATGTGTCGGAAGGCTGGGAAACTCACCGAATGTTGCTGTGGCTGTGTTCTAGGAAacaaccaaaaagaaaaaagacaaaaagtggACTTTTGGCcaactttaataataaagttgCTTTCAGAAGTATTCATAGATTCGGTTGATCTAAATAGAGCTAAATTCTACAAAGACGGGTAAAGAGCCGGTCTGACCAACAgagaagtataaaaaaataattattaataatattaaatgaaacatacagtaaatccTCAGCAACGGATTTGTTGTTTAATGTAAGAGAATATAAATTCCCAGTATATCCTTATGGTCTCTGCCATCATTACAGGCATCCAGAGTCCAGAGCAGCGCTCTCTTCTTGCCAAGCACAACTCCGACAGACCGGTGTTTGTGGAAGGCCCATTTCCTTTGTGGCTCAGGAAGACCTGTGTACATTATTATCTGCTCAGAGCCGACTCTGTCCCCCCTGAGGAGCAGGTACtgtatgaataaatattgtGTGAGAATTACATATGCTTTGTCTATTAGGGACATTTATAATTGCAGAGACTCGAGTTCTGTAAATACTTAATACATCTCTTCACTGAAAGCTTTATCATGTCAACAGTTTGAGGGTTTACTCTTTAATATCTTTATTACTGGGTTTTATTATTAGGATTAGGTGCAGTaagaaacattaaaacaggGCTGAtgatataaacctgtgactTCTGTCTGCTCACTGTGTCACACTGTTATAGAACATTAATGAGAACCTTATGACCAATCACAATGTTGTAGTATAAttgctattacttttttttttttacctatgtAGATAGAGGAGGCGCTCGATCCTGAGATGCTTGGTCCAGAGCAGAGCCTTTTCTATCCCCAGTATATTGACCTTGACCTTCAGAGAGACTTGGGAGATGATGACAGCTTTGATGTGGATGATGGTGAGCatgcacaaaaagcataaagtGTCCCGTAGGTTCTAAAGTGAATGCATCTACATTCTGCCGTAGAACATGAGGCTTTATTTGTAATCGTAGTTTAATATAACAAATACCTTCACTGagcactttaataggaacactgtATTAATAATACGTAGCCTCTCTTTGCTCTCAGAAGAGCATCGTTTCCTCATAGCATGGATTCCACATCACGAAGGAAACATTCCTTTGAGAATGTTTTCATAATTGCAATCCACAATTCTTGCAGATTTGACAACTGTATTCAGATCCGGTGACTGGAAACAACACCGAAGACGTTCATGTCGTGTTCACGAAACCTGACTTTTGCTGCATTATCATGCTAGAAGTAGACattagaagatgaataaattaagGCCATGAAGGGATTCACATAGTCAATGATACACACATATGCTCTGTCATTCAAATGAtgattcattttaagagacccaAAGTGTGctaagaaaacattccccaccccatcacaccacctccaccaggaCTGTTGAAACAAGGCAGATTGTATTCGTTGACCCTACCGTCTGTGTGCTTCAGCAGAAAGACTGCGTTTTTCAATTACCTGTGAGTCTGTTCTTTCTGCAGACTTAGCTATTTGTTCTTGGCTGAAAGAAGTGGAACTCAgcgtggtcttctgctgttgtaaccCATCCACATTATGGTTTGATGTGTTATgcatttggggggcacggtggcttagtggttagcacgttcgcctcacacctccagggttgggggttcgattcccgcctccgccttgtgtgtgtggagtttgcatgttctccctgtgcctcgggggtttcctccgggtactccggtttcctccccaggtccaaagacatgcatggtaggttgattggcatctctggaaaattgtccgtagtgtgtgagtgaatgagagtgtgtgtgtgccctgtgatgggttggcactccgtccagggtgtatcctgccttgatgcccaatgacgcctgagataggcacaggctccccgtgacccgaggtagttcggataagcggtagaaagtgagtgagtgagtgttatgCATTCTTGAGATAATTTTCTGCCCACCACAGTTGAACAGTAATAGTGTCTCTATCTGTCCTTTCATGGTTGCTCTCTTTCATTAATAAGGCGTTTCAGTCTTCAGAACTGCTTTTCGTTGGATTTTTTCAAATTATTGCACCATTTTGTGGAAAATTTTATTGACTGTTGGGAATGAAAGCCCAAGGAGATTGGCAGTTAGAGAAATACCAGCCTGTCTTGCACCAACAATCATACCACATGTTTTCCttttggtgtttgatgtgaacattacccaaAGCTGCTGGCTTTAGATTATTGCATGAATGAGAAAGTGTACAGTAGTTCCTGAAAATGTGCTCAGTGAATGTACACTTACATACACTTAAGAATGCTCTTAACCCCACTGTGTTTAGTAGAATATTCTTAAGTGAATAAAAGAATCATAGACACTGAGGTAAGTactatttgatttcatttgttcAGTTGTGGAAGGGGCGGTCTACGCCATGTGCATGACGGCACAAGGTGACCAGGCTACGCTAGCACAGTGGATCAGTGGATTGCAGGAGAACAACCCAATCTTAGGGAAGGTTCCCACTGTGTTTCGTCTGGATTCTGGATTCAGAAAACTGCAGAAAGTTGAAGATATTCACCATGATTCCAGACAAAATCAGAGCCCAGGAACTGAAGAGGAGCACATCGTAGAGGAGGAAGTATTGCACTCACAGGGTATGAAGCAGTGACTGGGCAGTACCCAGTAAGGGGTGTTCCTGGAAATTAGTTAAGACCTAGACAACAGCCTTGGGCTCTTGTTTGTCCTTTAGGTAAATTCTGATAaacttagtttaaaaaaaattgaagattttttaaaagtatatttGACTGAGACTGGCCTAAAGATTTCGTCAGCAGAGCATTTGAAATGGACTGATCATACTGCATGTAATTGCATAATGGTGTTTGTGCGAGTTTGCTAAAACCTattaatgcaataaataaactatttatacAGCTTTTCTGTTTATGGTTGTCTTTGGTGGAAACATGAACTTTGGTGGACAAGTTTCTGAATGACAAACCACTAATGGATTGTTACCCAGTAGACTGAGCATCTCATTGAATTCTCTTAACAGTTTTGTCCACCACTTTAAACACAAGGTCGAGCACTGAACAAGAGATTTCTGAGAAATTTATGTTTCTCATTGAGTTACTTTGAGTTCTGCAGATCTAAGAATAGTGTGCAGTCTGATgcaaaattaaatgaaagttaAATGTGCTGAAATTGGTTCTGGCTATGGATGATTAACAACAGATGTGAGACACTGAGaatataaaaatcatttcaaagCTGTATTACTGAAAGAAGATTGTTGTAAAGCAGCTTACTGTTCAAATACcattgtgatatatatatataaaatctccaTCCATATCACAATGGTATTTGaacagtgtatgtatatatatatatatatatatatatatatatatatatatatatatatatatatatatatatatatacacgtatatatatatacgtgtatatatatatatatatatatatatatatatatatatatatatacatgtatatatatacacgtgtatatatatatatatatacacacgtgtgtatatatatatatatatacacgtgtatatatatatatatatatatacacgtgtgtatatatatatatatatacacgtgtatatatatatatatatatatatatatatatattaagtaatttaaatctttgtaaaatgtctttatttttcttcaataTACTAAGAATTTCTAAAcctaatatacatttatttcctACAGATTAAGATGGAAAATTCTCGTTCCCATTACTCAGTCATTGCCATCCTTtacctttttaaatgttttagccATGAATACATTCTCCACATTATCACACTATATCCAACAGGAGTGCTGACAAGTGAGGTTGTGTCCATGGACACTTCGTGACTCCATACACATTATGATTCATCAGAGAGGCTACATTTTCCGGTCTCCATATGTCCGGTTTTGATGTGTCTGTGCCATCAGGTTGGTGGACAGAAATGGAACTCGAAGTGGTCGAGTAAAATTTCAACGAAATGAAGCttgttaaacatttaacataaaGCCACTAAACCTGCTGTAGAGCTTTtgagtaataataaaatcagcttttctcATCTTCAGTCTTATTCCCTTCACCTCAAAGTATATTTAAAGCCTTTATGTTGTCTAGAAGCACCCAAGACTTCGTAAGACTTTAATATCCTTTCACTACCTTATGATGGCAGTTGTTTGCTGATGACATACAAAAGTTACAGATAGTAAAATGAAAACCTTGCTTTATTCTTTTCCCAGAAGGataaaaactttattaaaacagaaaaaaaaattgctgtatGTGTAGCAAATGTACACTTAAACATCATTAACATGAACGTTTCAGTGAGATCACTATGTAACTTAACATGTGCTTATAAGTATAGTATTAAATAGTAACATCTTTAAAAGGAAGGCAATGCTTAGAGAAAGTAATAAGCACCAGGTGAATGAAACAGCATGTCAAAGAACAGGTCAAGTCAATTTTTTCCCCAGAAGGTCTACAGTATCTCAAATGCGATTCCTCAGATTGTGAAAGATCGAGAATGCAAACAGCTATGGCGGTTAATGATGAATACATGAATGCACATAGATGAATGTattgtaaacataaatgtataaaattgaaATCATTTGCACGCATTTATAAAAAAGTCTGCAATACAGCAATGTGGTACAATCCAGATGGATCACCATGGGTTGCGTGTttgccaaagaaaaaaaaaaaaaagagctttaatATGCTCTGTCAGAGTACGCCTCGCAAAGTCTTGAAACCAGTGGATTTTAACTTTCTTTTGGAGAATGTCAT includes these proteins:
- the ecsit gene encoding evolutionarily conserved signaling intermediate in Toll pathway, mitochondrial, whose protein sequence is MAMASRFLLQISHTACIRSTVVPAVTRLSPRLCFGRVPRWIHSSSAFCKSKADSTNLQEIIEHETEKKSKSLVTHDELFEQAARDAKSKASFNRVLDTFNKKDIRRRGHVEFIYAALKKMPEFKVERDIAVYNKILDVFPKEVFVPQNFIQRTFNHYPRQQECGVQVLEQMENYGIMPNMETKVLLVQIFGEKSHPMRKYQRIMYWFPKFKNLNPFPVPHELPQDPVDLARFSLTRIANDLDAKITVYQLPSTHITEAGEEISHPHIVGIQSPEQRSLLAKHNSDRPVFVEGPFPLWLRKTCVHYYLLRADSVPPEEQIEEALDPEMLGPEQSLFYPQYIDLDLQRDLGDDDSFDVDDVVEGAVYAMCMTAQGDQATLAQWISGLQENNPILGKVPTVFRLDSGFRKLQKVEDIHHDSRQNQSPGTEEEHIVEEEVLHSQGMKQ